Part of the Cryptococcus neoformans var. grubii H99 chromosome 2, complete sequence genome is shown below.
ACACATCCTTTGTCGCGTGCATGAGCTCATACAGCTGCCCCACCTGCTCTGTCGAAAGCTTTTCAAAAGCATCCGTATCCAactttttccctctccattcTACAGCTTGACCCTGCTTCCTGCCATCTGGTCTGATGAGCGAGCTCTCAATCTCGTCGAGGTAAATTTTCCATTGAGAGAGGAAGCCAATAATATGCAACGGGTTATCGGTGGTCCGCGTCAGTCGGAACTCGGACTTGACATAAGAGTCACCCATATAGCGCATATCAACTGGTAAGAGACGGTGAgctcgaagaagacggcGGTAGAGGGGGATAGGGGGTATAAGCTGGACAGAAGCCTGCGACACTGAGAGCGGAAGCGGGCCAGAGGCGTTCGCGAGGCGAAGGAGTGTGGGTCTCATGCTGGCGATGGTGTGGATTAGAGCGGTTATGATACAAGGTGGAGTGCTGCTGCAAGAGACTTGCTTTTATTATATGGAGAGTCGGAATCGGGATAAAGTGGTGACATCACCAGCTGATTATTCATCGGCCGAATGTAATTTGTTCGCCCGAAGAGATGTTGAGTCGTTGGGCCGTTGGGCTGCAGATAATGCAAAGCACAAAATTCAGACACTTGTATTTATCTTGTTATCAGTTCTTGTAAACATCCGCAACtactctctctcttctctctatCTCGTTACTTTGTGTCTTCTCTCCCAAAAATGGTAAGCACACGTTCAGTCCATTTCCCCGCATCCCACCGGCTTTCTTCGGCTCTCAAGTCACCGCAACCGTAACGGGACCAGCCACCCGGTGTCGCACCACTTCTTGCTTCGACCGGTTACGGCCGGCACGCCCCTTTGCTATGCTTTCCACACGCATGCTCTCCCCCTCAGTATCCTCTCTGCCAATCTTAACTGATCTAATATATAACGCGTCATGTTCCCACAGCTCGCTCGAAGCACCTCTGCCTTTACGCgctcctctcttctccgaTCAACTAGACCTTTAGCATTCGCAATGGCTTCACGCAACTATGCTTCCACCCCTGCCGGTATCGAGAGGATCAAGGTCAAGAACCCGGTGGTTGAGATTGACGGTGATGAGATGACAAGGATcatctggaagaagatcaggGAGGAGGTACGTTATATATCTGCCTTTTACGTGACGATACGCGAGCTGACCAGGTGGCCAGCTTATCTTGCCCTTCGTCGATGTTGACCTCAAGTACTACGACTTGGGAATGGAGAGCAGAGATGCAGtatgtttttttctttcttttttggcGTACATCTCCCTGTCCTGTGCCTCTCTGACATATGGCGTAGACCAACGATCAAATCACTATCGACTCTGCCGAGGCTATCAAGAAGTATTCTGTCGGTGTCAAGTGCGCTACCATCACCCCCGACGAGGCTCGAGTCAAGGAATTCAAATTGAAGGAAATGTGGCGAAGCCCTAACGGAACGGTGGGCTATCCCGAACATCTTTTTCCCTCCTTGTTTTTCATTCTGACACCCCCAGATAGATCCGAAACATCCTCGGAGGAACCGTCTTCCGAGAGcccatcatcctcgacaAGATCCCCAAGCCCGTCCCGGGATGGACCAAGCCCATCTGCATCGGTCGACACGCTTTCGGTGACCAATACCGATCCACCGACTTTATCGCCCCCGGACCTGGAAAGCTCACCCTCACTTACACCCCCGCTGAAGGAGGTGCCTCCACCGAGCTCAATGTCTACGAtttcaagggcaagggcgTCGCTTTGGCCATGTACAACACCGATGAAAGCATTTACGGTTTCGCCCACGCGAGCTTCAAGATGGCTTTAAGCAAGAAGATGCCCTTGTTCATGTCTACCAAGAAGTGAGTTTGGAATGCGTCGACTCGTCACGGACCCTTTTAGTAACGAAAGTGCGCAGCACCATCTTGAAAAAGTATGATGGCCGATTCAAGGACATTTTCCAGGAGGTCTACGAATCTACATACAAGACCGAGTTTGAGAAGCTCGGTGTCTATTATGAGCACCGCCTCATCGACGACATGGTCGCTCAGGCCATCAAGTCTTCTGGTGGTTTCGTCTGGGCGTGCAAGAACTACGATGGTGATGTCATGGTAtgtctctttttttttctttctttctggAAAACACCTCTGATAAAGATACAGAGCGACATTCTCGCCCAAGGTTTCGGTTCTCTCGGTATGATGACTTCTGAGCTCATCACCCCCGACGGCAAGA
Proteins encoded:
- a CDS encoding isocitrate dehydrogenase, NADP-dependent, translating into MMFPQLARSTSAFTRSSLLRSTRPLAFAMASRNYASTPAGIERIKVKNPVVEIDGDEMTRIIWKKIREELILPFVDVDLKYYDLGMESRDATNDQITIDSAEAIKKYSVGVKCATITPDEARVKEFKLKEMWRSPNGTIRNILGGTVFREPIILDKIPKPVPGWTKPICIGRHAFGDQYRSTDFIAPGPGKLTLTYTPAEGGASTELNVYDFKGKGVALAMYNTDESIYGFAHASFKMALSKKMPLFMSTKNTILKKYDGRFKDIFQEVYESTYKTEFEKLGVYYEHRLIDDMVAQAIKSSGGFVWACKNYDGDVMSDILAQGFGSLGMMTSELITPDGKTMESEAAHGTVTRHYRQYQAGHETSTNPVASIFAWTRGLAFRAKLDETPALEAFAKDLEAACVEVIDKDGIMTKDLALAMKGKDMTRDDWVTTDVYMKKVNERLVEKLKARSA
- a CDS encoding acetate non-utilizing protein 9, mitochondrial, yielding MRPTLLRLANASGPLPLSVSQASVQLIPPIPLYRRLLRAHRLLPVDMRYMGDSYVKSEFRLTRTTDNPLHIIGFLSQWKIYLDEIESSLIRPDGRKQGQAVEWRGKKLDTDAFEKLSTEQVGQLYELMHATKDVWKSPEQIEQEASSAGVSPANPDDPTTAGNS